TTATTATTCCCATGTTTGAATTTCTATAATATTCCCTTCAGGATCTTTTGCGTAAACCACAGTTATTTTTCCAACACCATCAATTTCAGTATCAATCAACTTTCCGACGGTTGAACCGCCATATTCTAATAGAAGATTAAGCTTCTCT
Above is a genomic segment from Oceanispirochaeta sp. M1 containing:
- a CDS encoding VOC family protein; amino-acid sequence: MNNPETSAGGEHDGPTLEIFEYSEIIQNDEKNINLEGFGHIAFAVENVEEKLNLLLEYGGSTVGKLIDTEIDGVGKITVVYAKDPEGNIIEIQTWE